One region of Halocalculus aciditolerans genomic DNA includes:
- a CDS encoding LUD domain-containing protein, whose amino-acid sequence MSTTTTGAFADALAPLNGRVERVPAAEVAETIDAAAVAPAVGVPLDIDGVSLPDSVATDFSADGVESAATGVTPAALGVAEYGSLLLEHAPAGAEPAQLYPSTHVAVLRESDLYPDLESAWSEVAAAFDAGRDDAVLATGSSATADMGELVRGVHGPREVIVVLVEDR is encoded by the coding sequence ATGTCAACAACGACCACGGGGGCGTTCGCGGACGCGCTCGCCCCGCTCAACGGCCGCGTGGAACGCGTTCCCGCCGCCGAAGTGGCAGAGACCATCGACGCGGCCGCCGTCGCCCCCGCCGTCGGCGTGCCGCTCGACATCGACGGCGTCTCCCTCCCCGACTCGGTCGCGACCGACTTCAGCGCCGACGGCGTCGAGAGCGCCGCGACGGGCGTGACGCCGGCGGCGCTCGGCGTCGCCGAGTACGGCAGCCTCCTCCTCGAACACGCGCCCGCCGGCGCGGAGCCCGCCCAGCTCTACCCGAGCACGCACGTCGCCGTCCTCAGGGAGAGCGACCTCTACCCCGACCTCGAGTCCGCGTGGAGCGAGGTGGCCGCCGCGTTCGACGCCGGCCGCGACGACGCCGTGCTCGCCACCGGCTCCTCCGCCACCGCCGACATGGGCGAACTCGTCCGCGGCGTCCACGGCCCCCGGGAGGTAATCGTCGTCCTCGTGGAGGACCGCTAG